A single genomic interval of Camelina sativa cultivar DH55 chromosome 11, Cs, whole genome shotgun sequence harbors:
- the LOC104724060 gene encoding uncharacterized protein LOC104724060: MGKHRGWGFVVFASSYEAVKVLETKNGEYLHNSKIYLDVAKTAPCRPRPKYCIDYKFWYEDYLRREILRIDEDEVVEGLNEIPNLVEALDTKNGEYLHSCEIFLDVAEMAPYPFHPRYNLVEKLCYEDKLLQER, translated from the exons ATGGGCAAGCATAGGGGCTGGGGCTTTGTtgtgtttgcttcttcttatgAAGCAGTGAAG GTGCTGGAAACAAAGAACGGTGAATATTTGCACAATTCCAAGATTTATCTCGATGTGGCTAAGACAGCTCCATGTCGTCCACGACCAAA gtattgCATAGATTACAAGTTTTG GTATGAAGACTATCTTCGACGAGAAATCCTTCGGATAGATGAAGATGAGGTAGTGGAAGGACTTAATGAAATTCCCAATTTGGTTGAG GCACTGGACACGAAGAACGGTGAATATTTGCATAGTTGTGAGATTTTTCTTGACGTGGCCGAGATGGCTCCTTACCCTTTCCATCCCAG gtaCAACCTCGTGGAGAAGCTTTG TTACGAAGACAAACTTCTACAAGaaagatag
- the LOC109127319 gene encoding uncharacterized protein LOC109127319, which produces METEFPKRLFRDGFEPQVKKINNSCRISILGKVKQALPKEYEKVKNDPVFSHVFAIYENGLGYSGRLIHSMMSRQLVTKKKREIWFVFGGKPLRFSMQEFHAVTGLKCTADSSCNLENWKDDGGFWSKLMKRKAGLVMAKDEKKYIPLKYIQMVMDLDKVRTYPWGLKAFKSLAKSIIEKREDLKKINSYALDGFSYAFQIWVMEAIPDIGKLLGEKIITEFREAPRCSNWKGAAKVSYDDIIQLESTFGPKDIVYPYISITGDYDIVDSMEFLWREETSDGEVDALKAKISSENDFGDHIWGTVQVDDVDGEHNQVKDDVGSEVCKEIKGLVQQRVVRVCKLLMTKSQVARERDNLIMVQRGGKRNCSMSEQQQHIELQQMNK; this is translated from the exons ATGGAAACAGAATTTCCTAAACGCCTATTTAGAGATGGATTTGAGCCACAAGTGAAGAAGATTAACAATTCCTGTCGAATTTCTATCTTGGGCAAAGTCAAACAAGCATTACCTAAAGAGTATGAGAAAGTGAAGAATGATCCAGTCTTTTCACATGTCTTTGCAATCTACGAGAATGGTTTAGGGTATTCAGGGCGTTTGATACACAGCATGATGTCTAGGCAATtggttacaaagaaaaaaagagagatatggtttgtgtttggaggGAAGCCACTCAGATTTTCAATGCAAGAGTTTCATGCTGTGACTGGGCTCAAATGCACTGCGGATTCTAGTTGTAATTTAGAGAATTGGAAAGATGATGGTGGGTTTTGGAGCAAATTGATGAAGAGAAAAG CTGGGTTGGTTATGGCTAAGGATGAGAAAAAGTATATTCCACTCAAATACATCCAGATGGTAATGGATCTTGATAAGGTGAGGACTTATCCTTGGGGTCTTAAAGCTTTTAAAAGTCTTGCTAAGTCTATcatagaaaaaagagaagatttgaagaagatcAATAGCTATGCATTAGATGGTTTCTCATATGCATTTCAAATATGGGTGATGGAGGCAATTCCAGACATTGGAAAGTTGTTGGGAGAAAAGATTATCACAGAATTTAGAGAAGCTCCTCGATGTTCTAACTGGAAAGGCGCAGCCAAAGTATCATATGATGATATCATACAACTAGAAAGTACATTTGGACCAAAG gataTTGTTTATCCATACATATCTATTACTGGCGATTATGACATTGTTGACTCCATGGAGTTTTTATGGCGTGAAGAAACTAGCGATGGTGAAGTCGATGCATTGAAAGCTAAGATCAGTTCTGAAAATGATTTTGGAGACCATATTTGGGGAACTGTACAAGTTGATGATGTGGACGGTGAACATAATCAAGTAAAAGATGATGTTGGCAGTGAGGTGTGCAAAGAAATCAAGGGTCTAGTGCAACAAAGAGTGGTGAGAGTATGCAAGCTGCTAATGACGAAGAGTCAGGTtgcaagagaaagagacaacCTGATCATGGTGCAGAGAGGAGGAAAAAGAAACTGCTCTATGAGCGAGCAGCAACAACACATCGAGCTGCAACAGATGAACAAATGA
- the LOC104724061 gene encoding nucleolin 2-like translates to MSSSSKKSAAKVNLLGKRKQQDDLATKTILKKHKETSEEKAVNVIKRMLFVSGLSRQTKASDIIHFFNDGGEVVLVRLILNQEGRHVGYGYVEFASPNAAKEALEAKNGKYMHGGQVFLEVPKTAPHPPPRFCIHHKVGYKDYHVRVSLPTEEDETPPDSVEAVSLSKKTLFVYGLSSQTKISDITDFFNDVGEVVHVRLITNQDSRHAGYGYVEFASPTATKEALETKIGEYLHGGKIFLEVAKTAPYPPPKYCIDHKVGYEDALRQESLPTEDVTPPDFVKEAAGTEYTLFVANLSPQTKITAIIRFFNFVGKVLSVRLVVNHEGKHLSCGFVEFASP, encoded by the exons ATGTCCAGTTCGAGCAAGAAATCGGCTGCCAAAGTTAATTTATTGG GTAAGCGAAAGCAACAAGATGATTTGGCGACCAAAACGATTCTGAAGAAACATAAGGAAACATCCGAGGAGAAG GCAGTTAACGTAATAAAAAGAATGCTCTTTGTTTCAGGTCTCTCTCGCCAAACTAAAGCATCAGATAT CATTCATTTTTTCAATGATGGTGGAGAAGTTGTTCTTGTTCGACTTATTTTAAACCAGGAGGGTAGGCATGTGGGCTATGGCTATGTTGAGTTTGCTTCTCCTAACGCAGCAAAAGAG GCCCTGGAAGCAAAGAACGGTAAATATATGCACGGTGGCCAGGTTTTTCTTGAAGTGCCTAAGACAGCTCCACACCCTCCACCCAG gTTTTGCATCCATCACAAAGTTGG GTACAAAGACTACCATGTCCGAGTAAGTCTTCCTACAGAAGAAGATGAGACACCTCCCGATTCTGTTGAG GCAGTTTCCCTATCAAAGAAAACGCTCTTTGTTTATGGTCTCTCTTCCCAAACTAAAATCTCAGATAT CACTGATTTCTTCAATGATGTTGGAGAAGTTGTTCATGTTCGACTTATAACAAACCAGGATAGTCGGCATGCGGGCTATGGCTATGTTGAGTTTGCTTCCCCCACCGCAACAAAGGAG GCGCTCGAAACAAAGATCGGTGAATATTTGCACGGTGGGAAGATTTTTCTTGAAGTGGCTAAGACAGCTCCATACCCCCCACCCAA gTATTGCATAGATCACAAGGTTGG GTACGAAGACGCCCTTCGACAAGAAAGTCTTCCGACAGAAGATGTGACACCTCCTGATTTTGTTAAG GAAGCTGCCGGAACAGAATACACTCTCTTTGTTGCCAACCTCTCTCCACAAACTAAAATAACAGCTAT CATACGTTTCTTCAATTTTGTTGGAAAAGTTTTAAGTGTTCGACTTGTTGTAAACCACGAGGGTAAGCATCTGAGCTGtggctttgttgagtttgcttctCCTTAG